A stretch of Cryptosporangium aurantiacum DNA encodes these proteins:
- a CDS encoding MerR family transcriptional regulator, which translates to MRIGELARRTGVSERSLRYYEQRGLLASERTSGGHRDYPERAVDRVIRIQELFAAGLHSAKIAKLLPCMRDADGGPSAIATPQLVTDLTAERERIDRMITELTNSRAVLDEVIDAAADPRP; encoded by the coding sequence GTGCGAATCGGTGAACTCGCCCGGCGGACCGGCGTCAGCGAACGGTCGCTGCGCTACTACGAGCAGCGCGGCCTGCTCGCCTCGGAACGCACGTCCGGTGGGCACCGCGACTACCCGGAACGCGCGGTCGATCGGGTGATCCGGATCCAGGAGCTGTTCGCCGCGGGCCTGCACAGCGCGAAGATCGCGAAGCTACTGCCGTGCATGCGCGACGCCGACGGCGGCCCGTCCGCGATCGCGACGCCGCAGCTCGTCACCGACCTGACGGCCGAGCGCGAGCGCATCGACCGGATGATCACCGAGCTGACGAACTCCCGGGCGGTGCTCGACGAGGTGATCGACGCGGCCGCGGACCCACGCCCGTAG
- a CDS encoding polysaccharide deacetylase family protein, which yields MTLPFTYRPIIERPSIEWPNKATVAVYIGLNVEHFLVDRPSTSIWPGTADLVPDALNYGWRDYGARVGIWRTIESFDRHGVRPSVLLNSDVAAHYPQIIEAGRQRDWAWLAHGRTNSVLHTNLEPDEERRVLTDVVDTIANAVGRRPRGWMGPGLTETAHTPRLLAELGLDYLLDWTNDDQPYELTVPGLLSVPYSVELNDLMLFGNQGTSGPEFVRIVRDQYEQLRKETNPSGRVLAIALHPFVIGQAFRARYLDEALAYLAAQPDAWLTTSDEIATHYRKQISNWSS from the coding sequence ATGACACTTCCCTTCACCTACCGCCCGATCATCGAGCGCCCCTCGATCGAATGGCCCAACAAAGCCACCGTCGCCGTGTACATCGGCCTCAACGTCGAGCACTTCCTCGTCGACCGCCCGTCCACCAGCATCTGGCCGGGCACCGCCGACCTGGTGCCCGATGCGCTCAACTACGGCTGGCGCGACTACGGCGCCCGGGTCGGGATCTGGCGCACGATCGAGAGTTTCGACCGGCACGGCGTCCGGCCCAGCGTCCTGCTGAACTCCGACGTCGCGGCGCACTATCCGCAGATCATCGAGGCCGGCCGGCAACGGGACTGGGCCTGGCTCGCGCACGGCCGCACGAACTCCGTGCTGCACACGAACCTGGAACCGGACGAGGAGCGCCGCGTCCTCACCGACGTCGTCGACACGATCGCGAACGCGGTCGGACGACGTCCGCGCGGCTGGATGGGCCCGGGGCTCACCGAGACCGCCCACACCCCGCGTCTGCTCGCCGAGCTCGGCCTGGACTACCTCCTCGACTGGACCAACGACGACCAGCCGTACGAGCTCACGGTGCCGGGTCTGCTCAGCGTCCCGTACTCGGTCGAGCTCAACGACCTGATGCTGTTCGGGAACCAGGGCACCTCCGGCCCCGAGTTCGTGCGGATCGTGCGAGACCAGTACGAGCAGCTACGGAAAGAGACGAACCCGAGCGGCCGGGTGCTCGCGATCGCTCTGCACCCGTTCGTGATCGGGCAGGCGTTCCGGGCCAGGTACCTCGATGAGGCACTGGCCTACCTCGCCGCGCAGCCGGACGCCTGGCTGACGACGAGCGACGAGATCGCGACGCACTACCGGAAGCAGATCAGTAACTGGTCATCCTGA